The Daucus carota subsp. sativus chromosome 7, DH1 v3.0, whole genome shotgun sequence genome window below encodes:
- the LOC135147998 gene encoding uncharacterized protein LOC135147998 gives MKKIMKGLRVEYQKIDLCENDCMLFYGDDKDKVVCDICGQDRYRDVLRKDGKKIPKKILRHFPLIPRLQRLYMSKHTSDHMRWYKNRDVKDGEISHPADGEEWKNFDRRYPSFAQEIRNIRLGLATDGFNPFGPTGKKTYSVWPIVVVVYNLPPSMCMKKPYMFMTDIVPGPNSIGKDINVCLRPLIDELKILWNTGIETYDQSLKQNFTMRAALMWTISDYPAMSMISGWSGKGKLGCQVCLGSVQGFQLKHCGKCSFYGTNRIFLEPNDPLRRKSNLFDNAERRVFRGRLSGEGVKELLDGLVFPPPGKTNTKARSIGYGEEHHWTHVPIFYELPYWSSHSLRYSIDIMHTEKNVFENLFFTIVNAKKSKDHKKARADCKHFGVLPHLWIDENGKSPKAPFSITRKQRKLLCEWISSLKLPDGYSSNISRCCNVEECTFYGFKSHDCHIFLQKLLPLAIRELLPAPIAAAITAIANFFQDLCSSTVTKTDLEIMEKSVVKALCLLETIFPQSWFDSMEHLVVHLAEEIRPWQKVDCGRFCVKVNSDKKHITDHFGRSVLVVASDVV, from the coding sequence ATGAAGAAGATAATGAAGGGTTTGAGGGTTGAATATCAAAAGATTGATTTAtgtgagaatgattgtatgttattttatggagatgacaaggataaagttgtgtgtgatatatgtgGTCAAGATCGTTATCGGGATGTTTTGAGGAAAGATggtaaaaaaataccaaaaaaaatattgagacatTTTCCTTTGATTCCTCGACTACAACGCTTGTATATGTCAAAACATACATCCGACCATATGAGATGGTACAAGAATCGAGATGTCAAAGATGGAGAAATTAGTCATCCCGCGGACGGAGAAGAGTGGAAAAATTTTGATCGTCGATATCCATcatttgctcaagaaattcGTAATATAAGGCTTGGCCTTGCAACCGACGGTTTCAACCCATTTGGCCCTACCGGGAAAAAAACATATAGTGTGTGGCCCATAGTAGTAGTTGTCTACAATCTTCCGCCATCAATGTGTATGAAAAAACCCTATATGTTTATGACCGATATAGTGCCGGGTCCGAATAGCATTGGCAAAGATATTAACGTTTGTCTAAGGCCtctcattgatgaattgaagatATTGTGGAATACAGGAATTGAAACATATGATCAAtctttgaaacaaaattttacaatgaGAGCGGCTCTTATGTGGACAATTAGTGATTATCCCGCTATGAGTATGATAAGTGGATGGTCGGGTAAAGGAAAATTAGGATGTCAAGTGTGTCTTGGAAGTGTGCAAGGGTTTCAATTAAAACATTGTGGTAAATGTAGTTTCTATGGCACGAACCGAATATTCCTTGAACCGAATGATCCACTACGTCGGAaaagtaatttgtttgataatgcGGAAAGAAGAGTGTTTCGTGGTCGTTTGTCCGGGGAGGGTGTAAAGGAGTTGCTTGACGGTTTAGTTTTTCCACCACCCGGAAAGACTAATACAAAGGCGAGGAGTATCGGATATGGGGAAGAGCATCATTGGACTCATGTTCCAATTTTTTATGAACTCCCTTATTGGTCTTCACATAGTTtacgatattcaattgatatcatgcatacggaaaaaaatgtttttgagaaCCTATTTTTTACTATTGTGAATGCGAAGAAGTCAAAGGATCACAAAAAAGCAAGAGCGGATTGCAAGCACTTTGGTGTGTTACCTCATTTGTGGATCGATGAAAATGGCAAGTCACCCAAAGCACCTTTTTCCATTACAAGAAAACAACGTAAACTTTTGTGTGAATGGATTAGTTCACTGAAACTTCCAGACGGTTATTCCTCAAATATATCTCGTTGTTGTAATGTTGAGGAGTGTACATTTTATGGATTCAAATCGcatgattgtcatatatttcttcaaaaattattgcCTCTTGCAATTCGTGAGCTTTTACCGGCGCCTATTGCGGCTGCCATCACGGCAattgcaaatttttttcaagatttgtgcTCATCCACGGTTACAAAAACCGATTTGGAAATAATGGAAAAATCAGTTGTGAAGGCATTGTGTttattggaaacaatttttcctcaaaGTTGGTTTGATTCGATGGAACACTTGGTTGTGCATTTGGCGGAAGAAATTAGACCGTGGCAGAAGGTTGactgcggtcggttttgtgtcaAAGTCAACTCAGATAAAaagcacataaccgaccactttggtcggtcggttttagtagTCGCTTCTGACGTGGTCTGA
- the LOC108194056 gene encoding DNA-(apurinic or apyrimidinic site) endonuclease-like: protein MKRFFKPVEKEGSSKKPTIHSVNNAAETTQKATDNNINNNDEGLTKNKKEPTKFLTWNANSFLLRVKNNWPEFTKLLQESDPDVIAIQEVRLPAAGAKGNPKNPRELKDDTSSSREEKQIVMRAISNSPLKDYNFWWSLSDTKYAGTALFVKKCFNPKVSFSLNQTGSKHEPDGRVILAEFESFRLLNTYVPNNGWKDEETSFQRRRKWDQRMLDFVLQNLDKPLIWCGDLNVSHEETDVSHPEFFSSAKLNGYTPPNKEDCGQPGFTLSERKRFGAILKQGKLLDAYRVLHEDKDMERGFSWSGNPVGKYRGKRMRIDYFIVSETLKDRIVACEMHGQGIELQGFCGSDHCPVSLKLSETDTNSDQC, encoded by the exons ATGAAGAGATTTTTCAAACCAGTTGAGAAAGAAGGGTCTTCTAAAAAACCCACAATTCATTCTGTCAATAATGCTGCAGAAACAACTCAAAAAGCCACTGATaataacattaataataatgatgagGGTTTGACCAAGAACAAGAAAGAGCCCACCAAGTTCTTGACATGGAATGCCAATAGCTTCCTTCTCCGGGTCAAGAATAACTGGCCCGAATTCACCAAGTTGCTCCAAGAATCCGACCCGGATGTCATTGCTATTCAG GAAGTAAGGCTGCCAGCAGCTGGTGCAAAGGGAAATCCTAAAAACCCAAGAGAACTAAAAGATGACACAAGCTCTTCACGTGAGGAAAAACAG ATTGTAATGCGTGCCATCTCAAATTCACCATTAAAAGACTATAACTTTTGGTGGTCTCTTTCAGATACAAAGTATGCTGGAACTGCATTATTTGTGAAAAAGTGTTTCAATCCAAAGGTCTCCTTCTCTCTTAATCAAACAG GTTCAAAGCACGAACCTGATGGCCGGGTTATTCTAGCTGAATTTGAATCCTTTCGTTTGCTAAATACGTATGTGCCAAACAATGGTTGGAAAGATGAGGAAACCTCATTTCAGAGGAGAAGGAAATGGGATCAGCGAATGCTAGACTTTGTTTTGCAAAATTTGGATAAACCCCTTATCTGGTGTGGGGACCTTAATGTAAG CCATGAAGAGACTGATGTGAGTCATCCAGAATTTTTTAGCTCGGCCAAGCTCAATGGTTATACTCCACCAAATAAAGAG GACTGTGGACAACCTGGATTTACATTGTCTGAGAGGAAGCGTTTTGGTGCGATATTAAAGCA GGGAAAACTTCTAGATGCCTACAGAGTCCTACACGAGGACAAAGATATGGAGCGTGGCTTCTCTTGGTCAGGAAATCCTGTGGGGAA ATATCGTGGAAAAAGGATGAGGATAGACTACTTCATTGTTTCAGAAACGCTCAAGGACAGAATTGTTGCATGCGAGATGCATGGACAGGGGATCGAGTTACAGG GTTTCTGTGGAAGTGATCATTGTCCTGTATCGCTCAAGCTTTCAGAAACGGACACCAATTCAGACCAATGCTAA